In one Zonotrichia albicollis isolate bZonAlb1 chromosome 14, bZonAlb1.hap1, whole genome shotgun sequence genomic region, the following are encoded:
- the LOC102075068 gene encoding mitochondrial fission factor homolog A produces MTANVSLMWPLWGLDLHRARCDLLFTEAINQRMQVPPRLKVAESCSPGDRATVAEDVPASFRMHIPERISLAEIPDTGLRPVLLTQPRRVPSVVVHVSPEPCGDVPFLPPASRASAQRRKRAGHHSSRTRRDRIPSDSAQLALHSPGQHHEGPGSCALPAPSAPLPLCTEAGRIYSMQNIFQTMYLLGQVLFQRVQDSLRDPVPCSSQEPVPAAESTLEEAGVTEVAAMRRQLARISGRLRVLEEQCHAWRQKEALVYSVMISACLINTWLWLRR; encoded by the exons ATGACTGCAAATGTTTCCTTG ATGTGGCCGCTTTGGGGACTGGACCTGCACCGGGCACGCTGTGACCTGCTCTTCACAGAGGCCATCAACCAGAGGATGCAGGTTCCCCCCAGGCTGAAGGtggcagagagctgcagccctggggacagggccacAGTGGCAGAGGATGTCCCTGCGTCCTttaggatgcacatccctgagagGATTTCCCTGGCAG AGATTCCAGACACGGGTTTGAGGCCAGTGCTGCTGACCCAGCCAAGGAGGGTGCCCTCTGTGGTGGTGCatgtgtccccagagccctgtggggatgtccctttcctgcccccagccagcagagccagcGCCCAGCGACGCAAGCGAGCG GGCCACCACAGCAGCAGGACACGGAGGGACAGGATCCCGAGTGACAGTGCCCAGCTGGCTTTGCACAGCCCAGGACAGCACCACGAGGG GCcaggctcctgtgccctgcctgctcccagtgccccacTGCCCCTCTGcacagaggcaggcaggatCTACTCCATGCAGAACATCTTCCAGACCATGTACCTGCTGGGCCAGGTGCTGTTCCAGCGTGTCCAGGACTCTCTGCGGGACCCGGTGCCGTGCAG ctcccaggagcccgtcccagctgcagagagcacctTGGAGGAGGCGGGGGTGACCGAGGTGGCAGCAATGAGAAGGCAG CTGGCCAGGATCTCGGGGAGGCTGCGAGTGCTGGAGGAGCAGTGCCATGCCTGGAGGCAGAAGGAGGCCCTGGTGTACTCTGTGATGATCTCTGCTTGCCTCATCAACACCTGGCTCTGGCTCAGAAGATGA
- the PRRG3 gene encoding transmembrane gamma-carboxyglutamic acid protein 3, whose product MAMFLGARNAHSLLKRFPRANGFLEEIRQGTIERECIEEVCSYEEVKEVFENKEKTMEFWKGYTSSVYSVKDPGHSTERSDAMYVVVPLLGVALLIVIALFIIWRCQLQKATRHRPSYAQNRYLASRTGRSLPRVMVYRERSQSQGETQYQREASGRGAGDARAGGTPQADSTLCPPEHSVSVLSRLSSATPPPSYEEVTGQPESSSSGEETSVSYNEPPPKYEEIVATAPAAGK is encoded by the exons ATGGCAA TGTTCTTGGGGGCCAGGAATGCCCACTCGCTGCTGAAACGCTTTCCCAGGGCCAATGGCTTCCTGGAGGAGATCCGGCAGGGCACCATCGAGCGGGAGTGCATCGAGGAGGTCTGCAGCTATGAGGAGGTCAAGGAGGTGTTTGAGAACAAGGAGAAGACG ATGGAGTTCTGGAAAGGCTACACCAGCTCTGTGTACTCTGTCAAggaccccgggcacagcacagagcgcTCTGACGCTATGTACGTGGTGGTGCCCCTCTTGGGAGTGGCTCTCCTCATAGTCATCGCCCTGTTCATCATCTGGAGGTGCCAGCTGCAGAAGGCCACCCGCCACCGCCCCTCCTACGCCCAGAACCGGTACCTGGCCAGCCGGACGGGCCGCAGCCTGCCCAGGGTCATGGTGTACCGGGAGCGCTCGCAGAGCCAGGGGGAGACCCAGTACCAGCGGGAAGCCAGCGGCCGCGGGGCTGGGGATGCCCGGGCCGGGGGCACCCCGCAGGCAGACAGCACCCTGTGCCCGCCCGAGCATTCCGTGTCCGTCCTCTCCAGACTGTCCAGCGCCACTCCCCCGCCCTCCTACGAGGAGGTGACGGGCCAGccggagagcagcagcagcggcgagGAGACCAGCGTCTCCTACAACGAGCCTCCGCCCAAGTACGAGGAGATCGTGGCCACGGCCCCCGCCGCGGGCAAATAG